A single region of the Brassica rapa cultivar Chiifu-401-42 chromosome A03, CAAS_Brap_v3.01, whole genome shotgun sequence genome encodes:
- the LOC103859606 gene encoding probable E3 ubiquitin-protein ligase ZFP1: protein MRQRHIVTGFDMEQHSHPDTPHMNPVPTFLQEPYDNNSMLNGLPQYPPPPPPHHHHHHHHHQRASNLGPTMSTPPNLYLPYEPLHAHPLALGSHESNPHFMGHGYKRKSDEVIIPGNYQYLTEPAPPPETAPLAFPHYATNAYPQPMDQRSVRSRLGAVTMDPPYSQGNYPFPPPAPIWYDQHVNDNNTSDGSSSSSYWLQPPSIPFMHGNGNAAPRFHEASSSRNDVPFAYPTPNYFSHHPAPPPPPPTLYPPRMTSASYTVPMTIHDAPYRNVGPVQSTGLRINRQHPRDGFSPAASLRHYGLPPHLRAFPAYEDAFFVEGEFFDDDEVDDHQDMRLDIEDMSYEELLDLSDHIGTVKTGLSEETVKDLVKRRTYISTRINLEEAPSTDLETDSCTICQETYKNRDKIAMLDCKHEYHPACLEKWLVIKNICPICKSEALVMDKNKER, encoded by the exons ATGAGACAGAGACATATAGTGACTGGCTTCGACATGGAGCAGCATTCTCATCCAGACACCCCACACATGAACCCTGTTCCTACTTTCTTGCAAGAGCCTTATGACAACAACTCTATGCTTAACGGTCTTCCACAGTATCCTCCTCCTCCCCCTcctcatcaccatcatcatcaccatcatcatcaacgTGCTTCCAATCTTGGTCCTACCATGTCAACCCCACCAAATCTCTACCTCCCTTACGAGCCTCTTCATGCTCATCCCTTAGCTCTTGGAAGTCATGAGAGTAATCCACATTTTATGGGCCATGGATACAAGAGAAAGAGCGACGAAGTTATTATACCTGGAAACTATCAGTATCTTACTGAACCAGCACCACCTCCGGAGACAGCGCCTTTGGCATTCCCACACTATGCTACTAATGCTTACCCACAACCAATGGATCAGCGAAGTGTGAGGAGCAGACTAGGAGCAGTCACAATGGATCCTCCTTACTCTCAAGGAAACTATCCTTTTCCACCTCCTGCCCCAATCTGGTATGACCAACATGTTAATGACAACAACACGTCTGATGGATCATCATCCTCTTCGTATTGGCTCCAACCACCCTCTATACCTTTTATGCATGGTAatg GTAATGCTGCTCCGAGGTTCCATGAAGCATCTAGTAGCAGAAACGATGTACCATTTGCGTACCCTACTCCTAACTACTTTAGCCATCATCCggcacctcctcctcctcctcccaccTTATACCCTCCTCGCATGACGTCAGCCTCATACACTGTTCCCATGACTATTCATGATGCTCCGTACAGAAACGTGGGGCCGGTTCAATCAACTGGGCTGAGGATTAACCGGCAACATCCTCGAGATGGTTTTTCTCCTGCAGCGAGTCTTAGACACTATGGACTGCCTCCTCACCTTAGAGCATTCCCCGCTTAT GAAGATGCATTTTTCGTGGAAGGAGAGTTCTTCGACGATGATGAGGTTGATGATCATCAAGACATGCGCTTGGACATAGAGGACATGTCATATGAG GAGCTTCTTGATTTGAGCGACCATATTGGAACAGTGAAGACTGGCTTATCAGAAGAAACCGTTAAAGATCTTGTGAAAAGAAGAACCTACATATCCACCAGAATCAACCTGGAGGAAGCTCCATCTACCGATCTAGAAACAGATTCTTGCACCATATGCCAG GAAACCTACAAGAACCGAGATAAGATCGCAATGCTGGACTGCAAGCACGAGTACCATCCAGCATGCTTGGAGAAGTGGTTGGTCATCAAGAACATCTGCCCAATCTGTAAATCAGAGGCACTGGTCATGGACAAGAACAAGGAACGATAA
- the LOC103859602 gene encoding multiple organellar RNA editing factor 8, chloroplastic/mitochondrial, which yields MATHTISRSFLRRPAKSLSSLLTRSFASSPAPLAKTSASSLSTLRSRPLVAALSSVARGGFVSLKGLSTQATSSSLNDPNPNWSNRPPKETILLDGCDFEHWLVVVEPPEGDLTRDEIIDGYIKTLAQIVGSEEEARMKIYSVSTRCYFAFGALVSEDLSHKLKELPKVRWVLPDSYLDVRNKDYGGEPFIDGKAVPYDPKYHEEWIRNNARANERNRRNDRPRNFDRSRNFERRRENMSGGPPPQRTPMGGPPPPPHMGGAAPPPPQMGQNYGGPPPPQNNMGGQRPPPNYGGAPPQNNMGGQRPPASYGGAPPPSYGGGPPPKYGGAPPQNNMGGAPPPPNYGGAVPPQNSMGGGPPNAGWSGNNNNYQQQSGGMQQPQYQNNYPPNRDGSGNPYQG from the exons ATGGCGACGCACACCATTTCTCGCTCCTTCCTTCGCCGTCCGGCGAAGTCTCTCTCCTCTCTGCTCACTCGATCCTTCGCCTCGTCACCTGCTCCTCTCGCCAAAACTTCGGCGTCTTCTCTCTCCACGCTCCGGTCCCGCCCCCTCGTCGCCGCCTTGTCCTCCGTCGCTCGCGGTGGATTTGTTTCTTTGAAAGGTCTTTCGACGCAGGCTACTTCGTCTTCTCTGAACGATCCGAATCCCAATTGGTCGAATAGGCCGCCCAAGGAGACGATTCTGCTCGATGGGTGTGATTTCGAGCATTGGCTTGTGGTTGTGGAGCCGCCTGAGGGAGATCTCACGAGGGATGAGATTATTGATGGGTATATCAAAACCTTAGCTCAGATTGTCGGAAG TGAAGAAGAAGCGAGGATGAAGATATACTCTGTTTCAACTCGGTGCTACTTTGCTTTTGGAGCTCTTGTGTCTGAAGATCTTTCTCACAAGCTCAAAG AGTTGCCAAAGGTGCGGTGGGTTCTTCCTGATTCTTACCTTGATGTGAGGAACAAAGACTATGGAG GGGAACCTTTCATTGATGGGAAGGCTGTTCCTTATGATCCCAAGTACCATGAGGAATGGATAAGGAACAATGCAAGAGCAAATGAAAGGAACAGGCGTAATGACCGTCCTCGCAACTTCGATAGAAGCAGAAACTTTGAGAGGAGAAGAGAGAACATGTCAGGAGGCCCTCCTCCCCAACGTACTCCCATGGGAGGCCCTCCTCCTCCACCTCACATGGGTGGCGCTGCACCTCCTCCACCTCAAATGGGGCAGAACTACGGGGGACCACCACCACCGCAGAACAACATGGGAGGACAGAGGCCTCCACCAAACTATGGAGGAGCACCACCACAGAACAACATGGGAGGACAGAGGCCACCTGCAAGCTATGGAGGAGCACCACCACCAAGCTATGGAGGAGGACCACCACCTAAATACGGAGGAGCGCCACCACAGAACAACATGGGAGGAGCACCACCGCCACCTAACTATGGAGGAGCAGTACCACCGCAGAACAGCATGGGAGGAGGTCCACCAAACGCAGGATGGTCAGGTAACAACAACAACTACCAGCAGCAGAGTGGTGGAATGCAGCAGCCACAGTACCAGAACAACTATCCACCAAACCGGGATGGAAGCGGGAACCCTTACCAGGGTTGA
- the LOC103859601 gene encoding protein DJ-1 homolog A yields the protein MASSRKKVLIPIAHGTEPLEALAMITVLRRSGAYVTVASVENQVGVDACHGIKMVADTLLSDITNSTFDLIMLPGGLPGGETLKNCKPLENMVKKQETDGRLNAAICCAPALALGTWGLLEGKKATCYPVFMEKLAATCGTASESRVEIDGKIVTSRGPGTTIEFSLTLIEKLCGKQTAVDVSSILLPRPNPGEEFTFTELNQINWTFEDTPQILVPIAEGSDEIEAISVVDILRRAKANVVIASVSNSLEVVGSHKANLVADVLLDEVLEKSFDMIMLPGGLNGASRLSRCEKLVNMLKKQAEANKPYGGICASPAYVFEPHGLLKGKKATTHPVVSNRLSDQSHVDHRVVVDGNLITSRAPGTAMECALAIVEKFYGREKALQLAKATLV from the exons ATGGCTTCATCTAGGAAGAAG gttttGATCCCTATCGCTCATGGGACTGAGCCCCTAGAAGCATTGGCGATGATCACCGTATTGCGACGAAGTGGCGCTTACGTGACGGTGGCTTCCGTTGAGAATCAGGTTGGCGTTGATGCTTGTCATGGAATCAAGATGGTCGCCGACACTCTCCTCTCTGACATTACCAACTCTACTTTCGATCTTATCATGCTCCCC GGAGGGCTTCCCGGCGGCGAGACTCTTAAAAATTGCAAACCATTAGAGAACATGGTAAAGAAACAAGAGACAGATGGGCGACTTAACGCAGCTATCTGTTGTGCTCCTGCTTTGGCTCTTGGTACTTGGGGTTTACTAGAGGGCAAAAAA GCAACATGTTACCCGGTGTTTATGGAGAAACTTGCAGCTACTTGTGGAACTGCTAGTGAATCAAGAGTGGAGATAGATGGAAAGATAGTGACCAGTCGAGGACCAGGAACCACCATTGAATTCTCCCTCACTCTTATTGAGAAGTTGTGTGGGAAACAGACAGCTGTTGATGTCTCTAGTATCTTG CTGCCTCGTCCTAACCCTGGTGAGGAGTTTACCTTTACTGAGCTTAACCAAATAAACTGGACATTCGAAGATACCCCACAG ATTCTTGTTCCCATTGCCGAGGGATCAGATGAAATTGAAGCTATTTCGGTTGTAGATATCCTGAGGAGGGCAAAAGCAAATGTAGTGATTGCTTCAGTTAGCAACAGTTTGGAAGTTGTAGGATCACACAAAGCTAACCTAGTCGCAGATGTGCTTCTTGATGAGGTTTTAGAGAAGTCATTCGATATGATTATGTTGCCT GGTGGTCTTAACGGTGCTTCAAGATTGTCACGCTGCGAGAAACTGGTGAACATGTTAAAGAAACAAGCTGAAGCAAACAAACCATATGGAGGTATCTGCGCGTCGCCTGCTTACGTCTTTGAGCCTCATGGTTTACTCAAG GGTAAGAAGGCAACTACACACCCAGTGGTGAGCAACAGACTTTCGGACCAGAGTCACGTTGATCATAGAGTCGTTGTGGACGGAAATCTAATAACGAGCAGAGCTCCTGGGACTGCAATGGAGTGTGCACTTGCGATCGTTGAGAAGTTTTATGGGCGCGAGAAAGCGCTTCAACTTGCTAAGGCAACGCTTGTTTaa
- the LOC103859604 gene encoding transcription factor TCP4 — MAEDDEAHRFLHPPAPPSSSSMRRRATSEVANGGCGEIVEVQGGHIVRSTGRKDRHSKVCTAKGPRDRRVRLSAHTAIQFYDVQDRLGFDRPSKAVDWLIKKAKTSIDELAQLPPWDPADAIRNAAANAKPRRTAAKARVSPSPPPQQLQFSGGTAVGFAGATERRSNDNNQSSFLPPSMDSDSIADTIKSFFPVVGSTAEAPPHQLMHNYHHHHPPDLLSRTNSQNQDLRLSLQPFPDGPPSLLHHHHHSVAEPVLFYGQSNPLGYDTSTGGWEQQSIQRLVAWNSGGANDTGNGGGGGGFLFAPPPNHPTSTTSFQPVLGQSQLYSQRGPLQSSYSPMIRAWFDPTHHHHQSISTDDLNHHHHHMPPPIASGEFSSGFRVPARFQGQEEEQHDGLNNKPSSASRH; from the coding sequence ATGGCAGAAGACGACGAAGCTCACCGCTTCCTCCACCCTCCAGCACCgccgtcttcttcttcaatgaGACGCCGCGCTACGTCGGAGGTGGCGAACGGCGGCTGCGGCGAGATAGTCGAGGTGCAAGGAGGTCACATTGTGCGGTCCACGGGAAGGAAAGACCGGCACAGCAAAGTCTGCACGGCGAAAGGGCCACGTGACCGGCGCGTGAGGCTATCGGCTCACACGGCGATTCAGTTCTACGACGTTCAAGACCGGCTTGGGTTCGACCGGCCGAGCAAAGCCGTTGACTGGCTTATCAAAAAAGCGAAGACTTCCATCGACGAGCTCGCTCAGCTTCCGCCGTGGGATCCGGCGGATGCGATTCGCAACGCCGCCGCGAACGCTAAACCGAGAAGAACCGCCGCGAAAGCTCGAGTTTCTCCATCTCCTCCGCCGCAGCAGCTTCAGTTCAGCGGCGGAACGGCCGTGGGATTCGCCGGAGCAACGGAACGTCGGAGTAATGATAATAACCAGTCGAGCTTTCTTCCGCCGTCGATGGACTCAGATTCGATTGCTGACACTATAAAGTCGTTTTTCCCGGTGGTTGGCTCCACGGCGGAGGCTCCGCCGCATCAGCTTATGCACAactaccatcatcatcatccgcCGGATTTGCTTTCAAGAACCAATAGTCAAAACCAAGATCTCCGTCTCTCGCTGCAACCGTTCCCGGATGGTCCACCGTCgcttctccaccaccaccaccactccgTAGCCGAGCCTGTTCTGTTCTACGGGCAGAGCAACCCGCTAGGGTATGACACGTCGACGGGTGGCTGGGAGCAACAGTCAATTCAGAGACTGGTGGCTTGGAACAGCGGCGGAGCAAACGATACAGGaaacggaggaggaggaggagggtttCTGTTTGCTCCTCCTCCTAATCATCCTACttcaacgacgtcgtttcagCCAGTACTTGGCCAAAGCCAGCTTTATTCTCAGAGGGGTCCCCTTCAGTCCAGTTACAGTCCCATGATCCGTGCTTGGTTTGATCCTACTCACCACCATCATCAATCCATCTCCACTGACGATctcaaccaccaccaccaccatatgcCTCCGCCAATTGCTTCAGGTGAGTTCTCTTCCGGTTTTCGGGTACCAGCACGGTTTCAGGGTCAAGAAGAGGAGCAGCACGACGGTCTAAACAACAAACCGTCCTCTGCTTCTCGCCATTGA
- the LOC103859607 gene encoding ras-related protein RABA1g, which translates to MAAYRADDDYDFLYKVVLIGDSGVGKSNLLSRFTRNEFSLESKSTIGVEFATRSIRVDEKVVKAQIWDTAGQERYRAITSAYYRGAVGAFLVYDVTRRVTFENVERWLKELRDHTDANIVCMLVGNKADLRHLRAVSTEDATAFAERENTFFMETSALEALNVEDAFTQVLSQIYRVASKKALDVGGDDHAALPKGQSINVGGKDDVSEVKKVGCCSS; encoded by the exons ATGGCGGCGTATAGAGCTGACGACGATTACGATTTCCTCTACAAGGTGGTCCTGATCGGAGACTCCGGCGTCGGCAAATCCAACCTCCTCTCTCGCTTCACCCGCAACGAGTTCAGCCTCGAGTCCAAATCCACGATCGGCGTCGAGTTCGCCACCAGAAGCATCCGCGTCGACGAAAAAGTCGTCAAGGCTCAGATTTGGGACACCGCCGGCCAAGAAAG gTACCGAGCGATCACGAGCGCGTACTACCGAGGAGCCGTAGGAGCGTTCCTTGTCTACGACGTTACGCGGCGCGTGACGTTCGAGAACGTCGAGAGGTGGCTCAAGGAGCTCAGAGACCACACCGACGCCAACATCGTCTGTATGCTCGTCGGCAACAAGGCTGACTTGCGTCACCTACGAGCCGTTTCAACCGAAGACGCTACGGCCTTTGCGGAGAGAGAGAACACTTTCTTCATGGAGACATCAGCGCTCGAAGCTTTGAACGTCGAGGACGCTTTCACTCAAGTGCTTTCTCAGATATACCGCGTGGCGAGCAAGAAAGCGTTGGATGTTGGTGGAGACGATCATGCTGCGTTGCCTAAAGGGCAGAGTATTAACGTTGGGGGTAAGGATGATGTCTCTGAGGTCAAGAAGGTTGGTTGCTGCTCAAGTTGA
- the LOC103859605 gene encoding uncharacterized protein LOC103859605: protein MNKTARIDIPSSSSPAPASADGELNEDDIFSIDITHAPKHSPSSSPAQHPPARQLQRTKSGLKNVEASGILAALPEPSGNSYLNHVFHHKPAAVLSTSVSSTASSTSSSSSARIIPSAPKPPQERVPFTASLGGGGRYPQSAPLQVPLAMRSRHKKEFKLTDAVVDEEEEEDEGERLPPHEIVARSLAQSSLLSCSVLEGAGRTLKGRDLRQVRNAVFRRTGFID from the coding sequence ATGAACAAAACCGCACGAATCGATATCCCCTCATCGTCTTCTCCAGCTCCAGCTTCAGCAGACGGTGAGCTCAACGAAGACGACATATTCTCAATAGACATAACTCACGCGCCCAAACACTCTCCATCCTCTTCTCCTGCTCAGCACCCACCTGCCCGCCAGCTTCAGAGAACCAAAAGCGGTTTAAAAAACGTGGAAGCTTCTGGTATCCTCGCGGCTCTTCCCGAACCTTCCGGGAACAGTTACTTAAACCATGTCTTCCACCACAAGCCTGCAGCTGTTCTCTCCACTTCGGTCTCCTCCACAGCTTCTTCAACGTCCTCTTCGTCTTCCGCTCGTATCATCCCCTCAGCTCCTAAACCGCCTCAAGAGAGGGTTCCGTTCACAGCTTCTTTAGGTGGTGGAGGGAGGTATCCTCAGTCAGCTCCTCTTCAAGTGCCGTTGGCGATGAGGAGTCGTCACAAGAAGGAGTTCAAGCTGACTGATGCGGTGGtggatgaggaggaggaggaagatgaagGCGAAAGGCTTCCGCCTCATGAGATTGTGGCTCGGTCTTTGGCGCAGTCTTCGTTGCTGTCTTGCTCTGTGCTTGAAGGAGCGGGGAGAACACTTAAAGGGAGAGATCTCAGGCAGGTGAGGAACGCTGTTTTCAGAAGAACCGGTTTCATAGATtga